In Mugil cephalus isolate CIBA_MC_2020 chromosome 19, CIBA_Mcephalus_1.1, whole genome shotgun sequence, the genomic stretch CTGGACAAGACAGTAGCTGGTGGCTGCGCACCATCTCAATCACATCCTGGTTGGAGTAGCCACAGTAAGGCTGAAGACCATAACTGAATGTCTCCCACAGCAGCACACCATAAGACCAGATGTCAGAGTCGTTGGAGAACTTGCCATACATGATAGCTTCTGGAGACATCCACCGAATAGGGAAAGGGTTTGTCCCCATGAGATTGTAGTAATCAGCAGAGTAGACGTCTCTAAACAAGCCCAGATCCAGGATCTTGACACTGAGTTTGTCAAAGACCAGAATGTTTCGAGCAGCAAGGTCTTTATGGACTACTTGATGGCTGGAAAGATACTCCATTCCAGCCGCAACCTGGGTGATGACATGAAGGAAATCAGCCTGCTCCAATGTTGATTTGACTGTTTTGTCATCATCTGAGCTGCTTACATCTGAGTTGGGGGAACGCATCACCAAATACTCATGCAGATCACCAAGGCTGGAACAGGTAAATATCATGCTCATTGGCTGCTCTTTGGTGACTACACcaagcaaacacacaatatTTTGGTGCTGCAGGTGAGAGCGGAGCATAGCTTCATGGCGAAATTCCTCACACAGTGCAGTATCAACCTTGTCTTTTAAAGTCTTGATGGCCACCACCTGGGTCTGCTCTCCAGGTGCTGTGCCATACAGGTGGCCCTTGTAAACCTTTCCAAACCGATCCTCACCAAGCTCCTCCATAAATCGTACTGCTGACATGTTAATCTCCCGTAGCTTGGCCTGTAGGCATAAAGGAATATCATTAAAGTGTATGGCCAACAATAAAACCCGTCATATTTTAGCACCGGAATACAACAGTATCATTTGCAGGTGCGTGGAGGTCATATTAACTTTTATTACTGGGGGTGCAGACCCAAATCAGCATGTGGGGCCAAAAAGTTGAGGTTCAGAAAGCACAAAGTTCTCTGTGTACTTACCAGAAATTAGAGCATTTGTTTGCTTATTCCTGTATGCTACACTGAAATTACAAGGTTCTTCAAGTGGAAATTGTGGTATTACATCATGTTATAGCCCTATCTTGAATAAGAGCTGTGACTTAAAAACTATTTCAAGGATTTGCCAAAGACATGGCTGTAGGTgagagcaataaaaacaaacagcaatacTGATTGCAGTGTTTTTGTGAACAAACGCCTCTAAATGGCCTCAACTGAGTTCCTTGAGTGGGCAATTAACCACAAAATTCTTGTCAAATTGTTGGTCTGAATGCATTTTGGGTTGTATTTCCATGGTGCAATTTCTGCAATACATttctctgaaaaatattgaaatttatcagacatttttatgtggATACAGCCAAACAGAAAGGATGAGAATGACATCCTCCTAAATCACTGAGGTACTATCCTCAATGTTCTTGTTACCTGGTGTTTTTGCTGACTGAGGAGAGACAGCTCCATGTCCTGGTTGGGTGAGCTGTTGATCTGGCAGCGAGGAGGCGTGTCAGTTGAAGCCTTTTGTTTATTCCGACACATGCAAACCAGAAAGAAGAGGCAAGCGATGACCAGTGGGATGGCAATCGCTGGGATCAGAATGAACAGAATCTCCTTCCTAGGGTTTTCTGGAGGCTCTGGAGAAAATAAGATAACACGGTCAATGGTCTTGTaattttatatagcacttttctgcCTACTGCAactcaaagcattttacagtcacagtttCACAGTTCAGTATGGGCATTTTCCTGAGTTTGAACctgttcatggacaacccgctctacttACCACCCCGTTTATATAGGGCAATAGGAAGTTGTATTATCTGCTTTATACATTTGTGTCAACTGTActctttttatttgtcattaaacACATTATGTGTTCATCAAAAACATATATGCaaatttttaactttattttaaatatgtaagTTACATATAAATTGCACATACATATTGTATCAAAAGGACAGTACAAGTATGGAATCTTGTAAGCTTGTAAGTAAAAGCATACACAAAGTATACACTGTTAGTATACTTTTAATGAACATCCCCTGCTACCAATTAGTGGACCAGAAAGAGCAAAGGATACCCTTGAAAGATGTCAGCACCCACTTTAAAAGTTAAAGAATGAGGAGGAAGTACAGAAGACAAATAGGGAAGCTTTAAAAATTCCAGTGTTTTCTGTACTTTCAAAATAGCCTTCTATCTACAGTGTAGTTAATCCTGCAGAGGAACTGCTTCACGCCACAAAGACCTGGGGCGTGTGAAGACTGTCAGCGTCTGTAACCCATCATCAACCACTGGAACAAATACAGTCTGGAGATACTGGCTAAACTGCGCATATCCTGTAGCTTGTGGATGACATCCTTCATCACGCTGCAGTGTTTCATTACAAAGCGCGTGCTGAAAAATTACTGCGTGCTGTCCTTCACTACAGACCATCCAGCTGCCACAGTCTCTTGTTTCAGCTCACTTCCATTCTGAAAGAACGAAGGGTCTCTAATCACAACAAAAGATGGAGTCTAAGATCTCCTTCACACATTCATCAGGGACAGTGATGAAATCATTTGCTCCAACTGTTCCAGTAAAGGCAGCAGAATCTTTTGTTCacagaagtgattttttttaaaaacgtgtgacattcacacacaaccaACCAGTAACACTAGACCCTGCTGGTCCATGTGTGCTGACAAATGATCATGATACATTACACTGTCCTATCTGTGCTCATTGACTGCTCAATAGATTTACCACCCTTAGCTGTCAGCTTTTAACACGACCCTGGGAAATTCGGTCAAATTAACAACAAAGCCTGGGAACACATCTTAAGCTCATCAGTCAGTGATCCACTCATTTCCAGTCACACAgaattatgttattttaaaatcagaattCTAAATTCTTCCTTTCGGCTGTTCCCTTCAGGTGCTTCCATCTTGGCCTATCTCTGTAGCCTCTTCTAACACACCAActaccttcatgtcctccttttTGGTCCTCTAGACATTCAGACCTCCTGCCTGGCAGTTGCTAACCTCAGCAACATATTCGCCATGCCACCTCTGAGCACGTCCAAACCATCTCAACTCGGCTTCTCTGACTTTATCTCAGCTGTTGCTCTAATGTACTCATTCCTGATCTTATCCATCCTTGTCATACCTAGAGAAAATCTCAACATCTTCAGCTCTGCTACCTCCAGCTCTGCATCCTCTCTTTTCCTCAAAACCACTGTCTCTAAACCATAGAGCATTACTAGTTACACCACTGCCATGTAgacctttcttttctttcttcctgttacTTTTTTCTCAAACCTTAAATTCCATGTAACTAATTTTGGCACATTTCCCACAGGCATATGCTACACACAATCTTACTCACATTTATCATAGTTGTATGGACCTAAACACAAGTATAGTGTTTCATTTAACACTGTTTAACACTCACATTTTCATCCAGAGGATCATGTTTGAAACAGGCTGAATTGCTACCACTAGAAATAGATGTACACTGCTGTCCAGTTacacaataaaatgacttcAGAACATAGCGTTTCTGTTTAAATAAGTATTAAGAGAGCACTTACTGCAGGGTTGGATATCACAAAGGTCCACCCTGACTTGAGGGTCCAGGGTGAAGCACCAGGGCGCTTGCATCTGGCCTCCTGGGTTACGGCAAAAGTTGTGGCTTCCCCACAGCTCAGGGTAGTCCTGTAACAGGTGGTGACTGTGAGGGTACTGGGCGCTCCACGGCTGGCAATGGTGACCAGATTTAGTGATGCTCAATGTGCCTTTATAGTCAGCCCCACTTCCATTGAAGCAGCTGTGATCTGGGGGAGAATCTGTAGAGAAGACAGTGGCTCAGCATGGATATGCCtacacattacatttttattttacatgacaCTCGGAAATGTGCTGACTCCAAGTTCAGACTTCAAGACAGATTTATAATTGTGACAGGGACAGTTTGGTCTCACCCCCGCCTCCTAAAAGTTATGATCAAGTACACACTACATCTTACGATTATAGGGAATGCAAATGCTGGATGCTGAATAGAGGATATTTCTTCCCACTGAATGCACAATATTATGATGTACACTTACACATGGTTACAAATACTTTTAGGTGGTGTGTTTTTACATGAATAATTGtggtgtctctctgtgttagcatCCACCTACCTGAGCCTAGTTTTTCTGGCGGCACTCCAATCCTCATACAGGAAGCAGCATCAGGTGTGCCAGGCCGTGGCAGCAAGCGGCAGTTAGGGAGCTCAAGCTGCATGAGGATCATGGGGTTGGATCGAGCTATGGTGTACTCGGCGTGACACAAGTCGTTCTCCAGGGCCTCGCATTCATCCCGACAGAGCTGACGCCGCCGAGGGCCCCTGGAGCCCTCATCACACAGAGGGAAGACATAGTAGCAGAAGGACGGGATGGCAAAACTGGAGCATTGATCTGACAGGTGGGTGGAGGTGCCAATCATAGTGAAGGCAGCTTGGAGGGAACAAAGAGGAACATGTATGAACATGTTGAACATGTTTGatatatcttttatttatatttttatgtcatAAATACACAGTTCAGTACTGATGGTGGCGTCATAAACAAACTTGGAGAGCCAGCTGATCTGCTCACCTGTGATCCTGTTTTCGCTCTCTCCCTGCATCTGCAGTGACTCAACGTAGATGCTCTGGTTACCGATTAATCGAGCACAGGCGATGCCTCGGTATGGCTGGCAGAAACCTTTCTCACGTGACCTAagggaaaacagacaaacaaacaacaacaacaaaaactacagTTTAGGAACATGTGCTTAATAAGGCAGAGTAGGTCCCTGTTTACCTTTCACAGCATGCATACTAGCAGATCAATCTTTTGCTTGGATTTTGGAAAGTCAGTCTCACCGGGAGAGAAAAAGCAGtgtcaaaatatgaaaaactgaTGACGCCTACATACATGAAACTGTCACATCTACACCTCAGTACAGTAAGATCACATGTTCAAATTCAATATAGAGTCTCAAATAGTCATACTTCCCCTATCTTTTACATGGGCAAATTAAGATATTAATAACTATGTATTTTTGTCGATCAtcgatcaggaataacattatgaccgccttcttaatattgtgctGCTGACCCGTCAAGGCATGGACT encodes the following:
- the ror2 gene encoding tyrosine-protein kinase transmembrane receptor ROR2, whose product is MATFSTSLLWMLLLAPNLRCDADPGLSVDADGLAEAQSGAAPTAEGNFLEFQEPVNNITHFQGQTATLHCKVTGNPRPSIRWLKNDAPVVQEQGRITIRKTEAGSKLRIQDLDTTDTGYYQCVASNSLKTITATGVLYVKLGQMPTRGPDEPSREKGFCQPYRGIACARLIGNQSIYVESLQMQGESENRITAAFTMIGTSTHLSDQCSSFAIPSFCYYVFPLCDEGSRGPRRRQLCRDECEALENDLCHAEYTIARSNPMILMQLELPNCRLLPRPGTPDAASCMRIGVPPEKLGSDSPPDHSCFNGSGADYKGTLSITKSGHHCQPWSAQYPHSHHLLQDYPELWGSHNFCRNPGGQMQAPWCFTLDPQVRVDLCDIQPCKPPENPRKEILFILIPAIAIPLVIACLFFLVCMCRNKQKASTDTPPRCQINSSPNQDMELSLLSQQKHQAKLREINMSAVRFMEELGEDRFGKVYKGHLYGTAPGEQTQVVAIKTLKDKVDTALCEEFRHEAMLRSHLQHQNIVCLLGVVTKEQPMSMIFTCSSLGDLHEYLVMRSPNSDVSSSDDDKTVKSTLEQADFLHVITQVAAGMEYLSSHQVVHKDLAARNILVFDKLSVKILDLGLFRDVYSADYYNLMGTNPFPIRWMSPEAIMYGKFSNDSDIWSYGVLLWETFSYGLQPYCGYSNQDVIEMVRSHQLLSCPDDCPAWIYTLMLECWSEFPARRPRFKDIHARLRSWESLSNYNSSAQTSGTSNTTQTSSLSTSPVSNISMSTANASRYTSPKKSSPFHQPQFMPMKGQMHRPMVPPQLYIPVNGYHPMPAYPYLQNFYPMQIPMAMPHQQMHHQPQMVPKAGSHHSGSGSTSTGYVTTAPSNTSATERVALLNEDSKTNGDGLASQEDLNPNEDLSVPETELLGDNEATQTDELVIHLSDT